One part of the Vicia villosa cultivar HV-30 ecotype Madison, WI linkage group LG6, Vvil1.0, whole genome shotgun sequence genome encodes these proteins:
- the LOC131612089 gene encoding vacuolar iron transporter homolog 2.1-like yields MDERGDNNNTTRLLLSGDSGDIERKSERPKEPWRGEYVKSIVYGGLDAIITCFSLISSISATTSSSGNVLVLGFANLVADAISMGFGDIVSASSERDVTIEERRVTEWDVLNGRENEQRDLVRYYQSLGMDYNDATAVVNIFTKYNDILVDQRMAADKGMLPADQEKKPWKNGLITFASFMVFGSIPLLSFIILIPFTDNDSVKFVSACLVSSLGLALLGVARARIAGQNMTLTTAVTLLSGVIAGAAAYLVGWLLKHVAGIEG; encoded by the exons ATGGATGAGAGAGGTGACAACAACAACACCACAAGGCTTCTCCTTAGTGGTGATAGTGGTGATATTGAAAGGAAGAGCGAAAGACCAAAAGAACCTTGGAGAGGTGAATATGTAAAAAGCATAGTTTATGGAGGGCTTGATGCTATTATCACATGCTTTTCTCTTATTTCCTCCATTTCAGCTACCACTAGTTCTTCtg GGAATGTGTTGGTTTTAGGGTTTGCAAACTTAGTAGCAGATGCAATATCAATGGGGTTTGGAGACATTGTCTCCGCTAGCTCCGAGAGGGATGTCACCATTGAGGAAAGGAGAGTCACAGAATGGGATGTTTTGAATGGTAGAGAAAATGAACAAAGAGATTTAGTTAGATACTATCAATCCCTTGGAATGGATTACAACGATGCAACCGCG GTTGTGAACATATTTACAAAATACAATGACATACTAGTGGACCAAAGAATGGCAGCTGACAAAGGAATGCTACCAGCAGATCAAGAAAAGAAGCCATGGAAGAATGGCCTAATCACCTTTGCATCCTTCATGGTGTTTGGCTCAATACCTCTGCTATCTTTCATCATCCTTATACCATTTACAGATAATGATTCAGTTAAATTTGTTAGTGCTTGCCTTGTTTCATCACTTGGCCTAGCTCTTCTTGGAGTGGCAAGGGCAAGAATTGCTGGTCAAAACATGACGTTGACCACAGCTGTTACTCTTTTGAGTGGTGTCATAGCAGGAGCTGCAGCTTATTTAGTAGGGTGGTTGTTGAAGCATGTTGCAGGAATAGAAGGTTGA